One genomic segment of Cherax quadricarinatus isolate ZL_2023a chromosome 30, ASM3850222v1, whole genome shotgun sequence includes these proteins:
- the TRAM gene encoding translocating chain-associated membrane protein 1 isoform X2: protein MALKGVRKSNKNPPIFSHEFVIQNHADIVSCVAMVFVLGLMFQATAPLASVFIAVQHNASNMETSEAPMTYTYGSRDTAAVFFYCLISIVMHAIIQEYVLDKVNRKLHLSKTKHSKFNESGQLLIFTAVSAAWGINILVKDNLLIDITSLWADYPDGHAQMSFMLKFFFIIQMSYWLHCYPELYFQKTKREEMPAKIQHASLYLVFCIAAYVLNFNRVALVLLTLRFVEEGLLHVCRLLYFAEKNAAANTGFRVWNVLFVGCRLASIIVAILTFHYGLATNDDQSLDTQTGNFNTPFIRLNALVAVCFIQAWMMWNFINFHLRRMRERQAEALAARKKASERKSKKGRKDD from the exons ATGGCGCTCAAGGGAGTTCGCAAGTCTAACAAGAACCCTCCTATTTTCAGCCATGAGTTCGTTATCCAGAATCATGCGGACATTGTATCATGTGTGGCCATGGTGTTTGTGCTGGGGTTAATGTTCCAG GCTACAGCACCTCTAGCCTCAGTGTTCATTGCAGTGCAGCACAATGCTTCAAATATGGAAACTTCCGAGGCTCCTATGACGTACACATATGGCAGTAGGGATACAGCAGCAGTGTTTTTCTACTGCCTAATATCCATAGTAATGCATGCAATCATTCAGGAATATGTCCTTGAT AAAGTGAACCGTAAGCTGCACTTGAGCAAGACTAAACACAGCAAGTTTAATGAATCTGGGCAACTTCTAATTTTTACTGCTGTATCTGCTGCTTGGGGCATTAACATTTTAGTTAA gGATAATCTACTGATTGACATTACCTCACTGTGGGCAGACTATCCTGATGGTCATGCTCAGATGTCCTTCATGCTGAAATTCTTCTTCATTATCCAGATGTCCTATTGGCTTCACTGTTACCCAGAGCTTTACTTCCAAAAG ACTAAGCGCGAAGAAATGCCAGCTAAAATTCAGCATGCCTCACTGTATTTGGTGTTTTGTATAGCAGCCTATGTATTGAA CTTCAACCGGGTGGCACTTGTATTGTTGACCTTGAGGTTTGTAGAAGAAGGACTCCTCCATGTTTGTAGACTCCTCTACTTTGCTGAAAAGAATGCAGCTGCAAATACAG GTTTCCGTGTATGGAATGTGCTATTTGTTGGCTGTCGTCTGGCCAGCATCATTGTAGCAATATTAACCTTCCATTATGGCTTAGCAACAAATGATGATCAGTCACTAGACACACAGACAGGGAATTTCAACACACCATTTATTAG GTTAAATGCTCTGGTGGCAGTGTGCTTTATTCAGGCTTGGATGATGTGGAATTTCATCAACTTTCATCTAAGGCGAATGAGGGAACGCCAAGCAGAGGCACTTGCAGCACGCAAGAAGGCTTCCGAACGCAAGTCCAAGAAAGGCAGGAAAGATGACT GA
- the TRAM gene encoding translocating chain-associated membrane protein 1 isoform X1 produces MALKGVRKSNKNPPIFSHEFVIQNHADIVSCVAMVFVLGLMFQATAPLASVFIAVQHNASNMETSEAPMTYTYGSRDTAAVFFYCLISIVMHAIIQEYVLDKVNRKLHLSKTKHSKFNESGQLLIFTAVSAAWGINILVKDNLLIDITSLWADYPDGHAQMSFMLKFFFIIQMSYWLHCYPELYFQKTKREEMPAKIQHASLYLVFCIAAYVLNFNRVALVLLTLRFVEEGLLHVCRLLYFAEKNAAANTGFRVWNVLFVGCRLASIIVAILTFHYGLATNDDQSLDTQTGNFNTPFIRLNALVAVCFIQAWMMWNFINFHLRRMRERQAEALAARKKASERKSKKGRKDDSKRSSEEDVSELPEVDQQTRRRK; encoded by the exons ATGGCGCTCAAGGGAGTTCGCAAGTCTAACAAGAACCCTCCTATTTTCAGCCATGAGTTCGTTATCCAGAATCATGCGGACATTGTATCATGTGTGGCCATGGTGTTTGTGCTGGGGTTAATGTTCCAG GCTACAGCACCTCTAGCCTCAGTGTTCATTGCAGTGCAGCACAATGCTTCAAATATGGAAACTTCCGAGGCTCCTATGACGTACACATATGGCAGTAGGGATACAGCAGCAGTGTTTTTCTACTGCCTAATATCCATAGTAATGCATGCAATCATTCAGGAATATGTCCTTGAT AAAGTGAACCGTAAGCTGCACTTGAGCAAGACTAAACACAGCAAGTTTAATGAATCTGGGCAACTTCTAATTTTTACTGCTGTATCTGCTGCTTGGGGCATTAACATTTTAGTTAA gGATAATCTACTGATTGACATTACCTCACTGTGGGCAGACTATCCTGATGGTCATGCTCAGATGTCCTTCATGCTGAAATTCTTCTTCATTATCCAGATGTCCTATTGGCTTCACTGTTACCCAGAGCTTTACTTCCAAAAG ACTAAGCGCGAAGAAATGCCAGCTAAAATTCAGCATGCCTCACTGTATTTGGTGTTTTGTATAGCAGCCTATGTATTGAA CTTCAACCGGGTGGCACTTGTATTGTTGACCTTGAGGTTTGTAGAAGAAGGACTCCTCCATGTTTGTAGACTCCTCTACTTTGCTGAAAAGAATGCAGCTGCAAATACAG GTTTCCGTGTATGGAATGTGCTATTTGTTGGCTGTCGTCTGGCCAGCATCATTGTAGCAATATTAACCTTCCATTATGGCTTAGCAACAAATGATGATCAGTCACTAGACACACAGACAGGGAATTTCAACACACCATTTATTAG GTTAAATGCTCTGGTGGCAGTGTGCTTTATTCAGGCTTGGATGATGTGGAATTTCATCAACTTTCATCTAAGGCGAATGAGGGAACGCCAAGCAGAGGCACTTGCAGCACGCAAGAAGGCTTCCGAACGCAAGTCCAAGAAAGGCAGGAAAGATGACT CAAAACGTAGCTCGGAGGAGGATGTGAGCGAGTTGCCAGAAGTGGACCAGCAGACACGCAGACGCAAGTGA